Proteins encoded together in one Telopea speciosissima isolate NSW1024214 ecotype Mountain lineage chromosome 6, Tspe_v1, whole genome shotgun sequence window:
- the LOC122666072 gene encoding hydroquinone glucosyltransferase-like, whose protein sequence is MEEAPTDQQALPLVILLPSPGIGHIIPFAEFAKRLILQNFAVTFTIPNDGNPAKAQQDVLDALPQSINYIYLTPVDFSDLPHDARLETIINQTTSRSLNSLRETLNNISATHRIVAMVVDSFSTDAFDVANELNIPPYLFFSADALLLSLTLHVPKMDEMYSGEYRDMPEPLKLPGCVPILPANLTSPLQDRTDDAYKSCLYHYKRYRMAQGILLNSFVGVEGRAIKALNNGSDPTIPPVYPIGPLIRKGLKAGADEDDVECLRWLDDQPTGSVLFVSFGSGGTLSMEQFTELAFGLELSEQQFLWVIKSPVQNKSNACYFNPRSIQDPFAFLPEGFLERTKGRGLVVPSWAPQVRVLSHDSTGGFITHCGWNSILESVVHGVPFIAWPLFAEQRMNSQLLVEDLKVALNPKAQKNGVVGRAEIAAIVKSLMEGDEGKRIRQRMRVLQATAEVVLSEDGYTPKSLSELAQKWKSNVNI, encoded by the coding sequence ATGGAAGAAGCACCAACTGATCAACAAGCTCTTCCCCTTGTTATCCTTTTACCCAGTCCAGGGATTGGCCATATCATCCCTTTCGCCGAGTTCGCCAAACGACTCATTCTCCAAAACTTCGCCGTCACCTTCACCATCCCAAACGACGGTAACCCTGCTAAAGCTCAGCAAGATGTCCTTGATGCCCTCCCTCAATCCATCAATTACATCTATCTCACCCCTGTCGATTTCTCTGACCTTCCCCATGATGCCAGGCTTGAAACCATCATCAACCAAACAACTTCTCGTTCCCTCAATTCTCTCCGTGAAACCTTAAACAACATTTCTGCAACTCATCGCATCGTTGCCATGGTAGTTGATTCCTTCAGCACCGATGCTTTCGATGTAGCCAACGAACTCAATATTCCACCATACCTCTTCTTCTCCGCTGATGCTCTGCTTCTTTCGTTGACGCTCCATGTCCCAAAGATGGATGAGATGTACAGTGGAGAGTACAGAGACATGCCCGAACCACTCAAATTACCCGGGTGTGTCCCGATTCTTCCAGCTAATTTGACGTCTCCATTGCAAGATAGGACCGACGATGCCTACAAGTCCTGTCTCTACCACTACAAACGTTATAGGATGGCTCAGGGTATTCTGCTAAATAGCTTCGTGGGCGTGGAAGGACGCGCTATCAAGGCTTTGAACAATGGGTCGGACCCAACCATCCCACCGGTCTACCCGATTGGACCGCTCATCAGGAAAGGTTTGAAGGCTGGGGCCGATGAGGATGATGTGGAATGTCTGCGTTGGTTGGACGACCAGCCAACCGGTTCGGTTCTATTTGTGTCCTTTGGGAGTGGTGGGACCCTCTCCATGGAGCAGTTCACCGAATTGGCCTTTGGATTGGAGTTGAGTGAGCAACAATTTTTATGGGTGATCAAGAGCCCAGTTCAAAACAAATCAAATGCCTGCTACTTTAATCCTCGAAGCATACAAGACCCATTTGCTTTCTTGCCTGAGGGGTTCTTGGAGAGGACAAAAGGGAGGGGCTTAGTGGTGCCTTCATGGGCTCCTCAAGTACGAGTGCTTAGCCATGATTCGACCGGAGGGTTCATCACCCATTGCGGGTGGAATTCAATCCTTGAGAGCGTGGTACATGGTGTGCCTTTCATTGCGTGGCCTCTCTTTGCAGAACAGAGGATGAACTCACAGTTGTTGGTGGAGGATTTGAAGGTGGCACTCAACCCCAAAGCACAGAAAAATGGAGTAGTGGGACGAGCTGAGATTGCGGCCATTGTGAAAAGCCTCatggaaggagatgaaggaaAGAGAATTCGACAGCGGATGAGAGTCCTCCAGGCTACAGCAGAGGTGGTTCTCAGTGAGGATGGGTACACACCAAAATCACTGTCAGAGCTGGCACAAAAGTGGAAGTCCAACGTTAACATTTGA
- the LOC122666073 gene encoding hydroquinone glucosyltransferase-like, translating to MVVDSFSTDAFDVANELNIPPYLFFSADALLLSLTLHVPKMDAMYSGEYRDMPEPLKLPGCVPILPANLTSPLQDRSNDAYKSCLYHYKRFRMAQGILLNSFDGVEGCAIKALNDGSDPTIPPVYPVGPLIRKGSKAGADEDDVECLRWLDDQPTGSVLFVSFGSGGTLSMEQYTELAFGLELSEHKFLWVIKSPVQNKSNACYFNPRSIQDPFAFLPEGFLERTKGRGLVVPSWAPQVRVLSHGSTGGFITHCGWNSILESVVHGVPFIAWPLFAEQRMNSQMLVEDLQVALRRPKPEENGVVGRAEIAATVKCLMEGDEGKRIQKRVRKLQATVEQVLCEDGYTPKSLLEVAQKWKSNADI from the coding sequence ATGGTAGTTGATTCCTTCAGCACTGATGCTTTTGATGTGGCCAACGAACTCAATATTCCCCCATACCTCTTCTTCTCCGCCGATGCTCTGCTTCTTTCGTTGACACTCCATGTCCCAAAGATGGATGCGATGTACAGTGGGGAGTACAGAGACATGCCCGAACCACTCAAATTACCCGGTTGTGTCCCGATTCTTCCAGCTAATTTGACGTCTCCATTGCAGGATAGAAGCAACGATGCCTACAAATCGTGTCTCTACCACTACAAACGTTTTAGGATGGCTCAGGGTATTCTGCTAAATAGCTTCGACGGCGTGGAAGGATGTGCTATCAAGGCTTTGAACGATGGGTCGGATCCAACCATCCCACCGGTCTACCCCGTTGGACCGCTCATCAGGAAGGGTTCGAAGGCTGGGGCTGATGAGGATGATGTGGAATGTCTGCGTTGGTTGGACGACCAGCCAACCGGTTCAGTTCTATTCGTGTCCTTTGGGAGTGGTGGGACCCTCTCCATGGAGCAGTACACCGAATTGGCCTTTGGATTGGAGCTGAGTGAGCACAAATTTTTATGGGTCATCAAGAGCCCGGTTCAAAACAAATCAAATGCCTGCTACTTTAATCCCCGAAGCATACAAGACCCATTTGCTTTCTTGCCTGAGGGGTTCTTGGAGAGGACAAAAGGGAGGGGCTTAGTGGTGCCTTCATGGGCCCCTCAAGTACGAGTGCTTAGCCATGGTTCGACCGGAGGATTCATCACCCACTGCGGGTGGAACTCGATCCTCGAGAGCGTGGTACATGGTGTGCCTTTCATTGCGTGGCCTCTCTTCGCAGAACAGAGGATGAACTCACAGATGCTGGTGGAGGATTTGCAGGTGGCACTCAGGCGGCCCAAACCAGAGGAAAATGGAGTAGTGGGACGAGCTGAGATTGCGGCCACTGTGAAATGTCTCatggaaggagatgaaggaaAGAGAATTCAAAAGCGGGTGAGAAAACTCCAGGCTACAGTAGAGCAGGTTCTCTGTGAGGATGGGTACACACCAAAGTCACTCTTAGAGGTGGCACAAAAGTGGAAGTCCAACGCTGACATTTGA
- the LOC122666075 gene encoding hydroquinone glucosyltransferase-like — MEEAPITDQQALPLVILLPSPGIGHIIPLTELAKRLILQNFAVTFTIPNDGNPAKAQQDVFDALPQSINYIYLTPVDFSDLPDDARLETIINQTTSRSLNSLRETLNNISATHHIVAMVVDSFSTDAFDVANELNIPPYLFFSADALLLSLTLHVPKMDEMYSGEYRDMPEPLKLPGCVPILPANLTSPLQDRSNDAYKSCLYHYKRYRMAQGILLNSFDGVEGRAIKALNDGSDPTIPPVYPIGPLIRKGLKAGADDDDVECLRWLDDQPTGSVLFVSFGSGGTLSMEQQTELAFGLELSEQQFLWVIKSPVQNKSNACYFNPRSIQDPFDFLPEGFLERTKGRGLVVPSWAPQVRVLSHGSTGGFITHCGWNSIIESVVHGVPFIAWPLFAEQRMNSQLLVEDLKVAIKPKAEENGVVGRAEIAAIIKCLMEGDEGKRIQKRMKELQATAKQVLSEDGYTPKALLEVAQKWKTHVAI; from the coding sequence ATGGAAGAAGCACCAATTACTGACCAACAAGCTCTTCCCCTTGTTATCCTTCTACCCAGTCCAGGGATTGGCCATATCATCCCTCTCACCGAGCTCGCCAAACGACTCATTCTCCAAAACTTCGCCGTCACCTTCACCATCCCAAACGACGGTAACCCTGCCAAAGCTCAGCAAGATGTCTTTGATGCCCTCCCTCAATCCATCAATTACATCTATCTCACCCCTGTCGATTTCTCTGACCTACCCGATGATGCCAGGCTTGAAACCATCATCAACCAAACAACTTCTCGTTCCCTCAATTCTCTCCGTGAAACCTTAAACAACATTTCTGCAACTCATCACATCGTTGCCATGGTAGTTGATTCCTTCAGCACTGATGCTTTCGATGTGGCCAACGAACTCAATATTCCCCCATACCTCTTCTTCTCAGCTGATGCTCTGCTTCTTTCGTTGACACTCCATGTCCCAAAGATGGATGAGATGTACAGTGGAGAGTACAGAGACATGCCCGAACCACTCAAATTACCCGGTTGTGTCCCGATTCTTCCAGCTAATTTGACGTCTCCATTGCAGGATAGAAGCAACGATGCCTACAAGTCGTGTCTCTACCACTACAAACGTTATAGGATGGCTCAGGGTATTCTGCTAAATAGCTTCGATGGCGTGGAAGGACGCGCTATCAAGGCTTTGAACGATGGGTCGGACCCAACCATCCCACCGGTCTACCCGATTGGACCGCTCATCAGGAAGGGTTTGAAGGCTGGGgccgatgatgatgatgtggaaTGTCTGCGTTGGTTGGACGACCAGCCAACCGGTTCGGTTCTATTCGTATCCTTTGGGAGTGGTGGGACCCTCTCCATGGAACAGCAAACCGAATTGGCCTTTGGATTGGAGCTGAGTGAGCAACAATTTTTATGGGTCATCAAGAGCCCAGTTCAAAACAAATCAAATGCCTGCTACTTTAATCCTCGAAGCATACAAGACCCATTTGATTTCTTGCCTGAGGGGTTCTTGGAGAGGACAAAAGGGAGGGGCTTAGTGGTGCCTTCATGGGCTCCTCAAGTACGAGTGCTTAGCCATGGTTCGACCGGAGGGTTCATCACCCACTGCGGGTGGAACTCAATCATCGAGAGCGTGGTACATGGTGTGCCTTTCATTGCGTGGCCTCTCTTTGCAGAACAGAGAATGAATTCTCAACTGCTGGTGGAGGATTTGAAGGTGGCAATCAAGCCCAAAGCAGAGGAAAATGGAGTAGTGGGACGAGCTGAGATTGCGGCCATTATTAAATGCCTCatggaaggagatgaaggaaAGAGAATTCAAAAGCGGATGAAAGAACTCCAGGCTACAGCTAAGCAGGTTCTCTCTGAGGATGGGTACACACCAAAAGCACTATTAGAGGTGGCACAGAAGTGGAAAACTcacgttgccatttga
- the LOC122664982 gene encoding hydroquinone glucosyltransferase-like has product MEEARTDQQTPRLILLPSPGIGHIIPLAEFAKRLILIHKFAVTFIIPTDGNPSKAQQDILDSLPKSINYIYLTPVDFSDLPHDSMIETRITLTISRSLNSLRETLKLFSAIYRIAALVVDILSTDAFDIAKEFHISPYLFFPSTAMCLSLTLHLPKLHEMYSGEFRDMPEPLKLPGCVPILGTDLPDPLQESSNNDAYQLCLYQSKRYRMAEGILINTFPGLERGALKALKDGSDPTIPPVYPVGPLIRKGLKAEVNDDLKCLRWLDDQPTGSVLFVSFGSGGTLSMEQQTELALGLELSEKNFLWVIKSPIQSSANASYFNARSIQDPFAFLPEGFLERTKGRGIVVSSWAPQVQVLSHGSTGGFITHCGWNSTLESVVHGVPLIAWPLFAEQRMNSKMLVEDLKVALRPKVEENGVVGRIEIATTVKCLMEGEEGKRIRKQMRVFQDLAEKALSEDAYTSKSLSEVAQKWKSHVAI; this is encoded by the coding sequence atggaagaagcaagaactgATCAACAAACTCCCCGTCTTATCCTTCTACCCAGTCCAGGAATTGGACACATTATCCCTCTCGCCGAGTTCGCCAAACGACTCATCCTCATCCACAAATTCGCCGTCACCTTCATCATCCCAACCGACGGTAACCCTTCCAAAGCACAGCAAGATATCCTTGATTCCCTCCCTAAATCCATCAATTACATCTATCTCACCCCTGTCGATTTCTCTGACCTACCCCATGATTCCATGATTGAAACCCGCATCACCCTAACAATTTCTCGTTCCCTCAATTCTCTCCGTGAAACCTTGAAGCTCTTCTCCGCAATTTATCGCATCGCTGCATTAGTTGTCGATATCCTAAGCACTGATGCTTTCGATATAGCCAAGGAATTCCATATTTCCCCTTACCTCTTCTTTCCCTCCACAGCTATGTGTCTTTCATTGACGCTCCATCTGCCAAAGCTCCATGAGATGTACAGTGGAGAGTTTAGAGACATGCCTGAGCCACTGAAATTGCCCGGGTGTGTGCCGATTCTTGGAACTGATTTGCCGGATCCGTTGCAAGAAAGTAGCAACAACGATGCCTATCAGTTGTGTCTCTACCAGTCCAAACGTTATAGGATGGCTGAGGGTATTCTCATAAATACCTTCCCGGGCCTGGAAAGAGGCGCTCTCAAGGCTTTGAAGGATGGGTCGGATCCAACCATCCCACCGGTCTACCCGGTTGGACCGCTCATCCGGAAGGGTTTGAAGGCTGAAGTCAATGATGATCTGAAATGTCTGAGGTGGTTGGACGACCAGCCAACCGGTTCGGTTCTATTTGTGTCCTTTGGGAGTGGTGGGACCCTCTCCATGGAGCAGCAAACCGAATTGGCCTTAGGATTGGAGCTGAGTGAGAAAAATTTTTTATGGGTCATCAAGAGCCCAATTCAATCCTCAGCAAATGCCTCCTACTTTAATGCCCGAAGCATACAAGACCCATTTGCTTTCTTGCCTGAAGGGTTCTTGGAGAGGACCAAAGGGAGGGGTATAGTGGTGTCTTCATGGGCCCCTCAAGTACAAGTGCTTAGCCATGGTTCGACCGGAGGGTTCATCACCCACTGCGGGTGGAACTCTACCCTTGAGAGCGTGGTACATGGTGTGCCCTTGATTGCGTGGCCTCTCTTTGCAGAACAGAGGATGAACTCAAAGATGCTGGTGGAGGATTTGAAGGTGGCACTCAGGCCCAAAGTAGAAGAAAATGGAGTAGTGGGGCGAATTGAAATTGCGACCACTGTGAAATGCCtcatggaaggagaagaaggaaagagaattcGAAAGCAGATGAGAGTCTTCCAGGATCTAGCAGAGAAGGCTCTCTCTGAGGATGCGTACACATCAAAATCACTCTCGGAGGTGGCACAAAAGTGGAAGTCTcacgttgccatttga
- the LOC122663757 gene encoding probable GABA transporter 2 yields MEEGTPPGCFPAENGREDDAGVQFVLESKGKWWHAGYHLTTAIVGPTILALPYTFSGMGWTVGFFCLTVMGLVTFYSYYLMSKVLDHCEKQGRRHFRFRELAADVFGAGWIFYFVIIIQTAVNTGVAIGTILLSGECIEIVYSSIFPDGSLKLYEFIAMVTVLMIFLSQFPSFHSLRHINLISLLLCLGYTSLVVGACIHAGLSNNSPPKDYSLDPSESTRTFNAFTSISILAAIFGNGILPEIQATLAPPATGKMLKGLLMCYTVIFFTFYSSSISGYWAFGNTVNSNILKSLLPDNAPALAPVWVIGLAVIFVLLQLFAIGLVYSQVAYEIMEKKSADVNQGMFSKRNLIPRLLLRSLYIIFCGIFAAMLPFFGDINGVVGSIGFIPLDFVLPMLLYNMTFKPSRTSFTFWFNVSIMFVFTGVGFLGAFSSIRQLVLDASSFKLFSSNVVD; encoded by the exons ATGGAAGAAGGAACTCCACCCGGATGTTTCCCGGCGGAGAATGGTCGAGAAGACGATGCTGGGGTTCAGTTTGTTCTTGAATCCaaag GAAAGTGGTGGCACGCAGGGTACCATCTGACGACGGCTATAGTAGGTCCGACGATATTGGCGTTGCCGTACACATTCAGTGGGATGGGGTGGACGGTGGGATTCTTCTGCCTAACGGTGATGGGACTCGTCACCTTTTATTCTTATTATCTAATGTCCAAGGTCCTTGATCACTGCGAGAAGCAAGGTCGCCGTCATTTCCGCTTCCGTGAACTGGCCGCCGACGTTTTCG GTGCCggatggatattttattttgtaatcaTCATCCAGACGGCTGTCAACACCGGAGTTGCCATTGGTACTATATTGCTTTCTGGAGAATGTATTGAG ATTGTCTACTCAAGTATTTTCCCGGATGGATCCTTGAAACTGTATGAGTTCATAGCAATGGTTACAGTGCTCATGATATTTCTCTCCCAATTTCCAAGCTTTCACTCTCTCAGACACATTAATCTCATCTCACTTCTTCTATGCCTCGGCTATACTTCTCTGGTGGTTGGTGCATGCATTCATGCAG GTCTCTCCAACAATAGCCCTCCCAAAGACTACTCCTTAGACCCTTCAGAATCAACAAGAACATTCAATGCTTTCacttccatttccattttggcTGCCATCTTTGGGAATGGGATACTACCAGAGATACAA GCTACCCTGGCTCCACCAGCTACAGGGAAGATGTTGAAAGGGCTCCTTATGTGTTATACTGTGATATTTTTCACCTTCTATTCATCCTCAATTTCTGGGTATTGGGCATTTGGAAACACAGTCAATTCGAACATTCTTAAGAGCCTATTGCCCGATAATGCACCTGCATTGGCTCCAGTATGGGTTATTGGCCTTGCAGTTATCTTTGTTCTCCTTCAACTCTTCGCCATTGGCCTG GTGTATTCTCAAGTTGCCTATGAGATCATGGAAAAGAAGTCAGCTGATGTGAATCAAGGGATGTTCTCTAAAAGAAACCTTATTCCAAGGCTACTGCTACGATCTCTGTACATAATATTCTGTGGGATTTTTGCTGCAATGCTACCATTCTTTGGAGATATAAATGGAGTTGTAGGATCCATTGGTTTCATTCCCTTGGATTTTGTACTCCCAATGCTTCTCTACAACATGACCTTTAAACCATCAAGAACATCCTTCACCTTTTGGTTCAATGTCTCCATCATGTTTGTCTTCACTGGGGTAGGTTTTCTAGGTGCCTTCTCTTCTATAAGGCAGCTCGTCCTTGATGCAAGCAGTTTCAAGCTCTTCAGTAGCAATGTTGTTGATTGA
- the LOC122663642 gene encoding high mobility group B protein 13-like isoform X2, giving the protein MADTLTEMTVDLNPVHGKKVRSKRALKPKNQTANETNILAGKISQPSASPLPSVVDDDGKENSAHLSQPRSRKQTKKAKESKQSFEKELQEIQGKLEQMRLEKEKTEELLKVRDEMLKQKEEELENRGREQEKLQLELKKMQKLKEFKPTVSFPLVQSLREKEQEKNVKRKKKAGPAIKKPSPAYVLWCRDQWNEVKKENPQSEFKEISNILGSKWKNLSPEEKKPYEEKYQADKEAYLQIIGKEKRENEAMKLFEEEQKQKTAMELLEQYLQFKQEVEKETKKTRKEKDPLKPKQPLSAFFLFSKERRAALLQDNINILEIAKLAGEEWKNMAEEQRGPYEEMAKKQKEEYLREMEIYKQTKDEEAASLHKEEEEQMKIQKQEALQLLKKKEKAENIIKKTKENRLKKKKQKEEQNSDPKRPKKPASSFFLFSKEMRKELLLERPGISYSTLNTLISVKWKELNEADKQLWNVKAAEAMEAYKKEMEEYNQSTVIIANNNPKP; this is encoded by the exons ATGGCAGATACGTTGACTGAGATGACCGTTGATCTCAACCCTGTCCATGGAAAGAAAGTAAGGAGCAAAAGGGCTTTGAAGCCCAAAAACCAAACGGCTAATGAGACAAACATCTTGGCCGGAAAGATTTCTCAACCCTCTGCTTCTCCTTTGCCATCAGTCGTAGATGATGACGGTAAAGAGAACAGTGCACACTTGTCTCAGCCTCGATCGCGCAAGCAAACCAAGAAGGCGAAGGAATCCAAGCAATCATTTGAGAAGGAGTTGCAAGAAATTCAAGGAAAGCTTGAGCAGATGCGCCTTGAGAAGGAAAAGACTGAAGAGCTCTTGAAGGTCAGAGACGAGATGTTGAAGCAGAAAGAGGAAGAACTTGAAAACCGTGGAAGAGAGCAGGAGAAGCTGCAGTTGGAGTTGAAGAAGATGCAGAAATTGAAGGAGTTCAAACCCACCGTG AGCTTTCCCCTGGTTCAATCTCTGAGAGAAAAGGAGCAAGAAAAGAACgttaagagaaagaagaaggcggGCCCAGCCATCAAAAAGCCATCTCCAGCTTATGTCCTCTGGTGCAGAGACCAATGGAACGAG GTAAAGAAAGAGAACCCACAGTCAGAGTTCAAAGAAATCTCAAACATATTGGGATCGAAATGGAAGAACCTCAGCCCAGAAGAGAAGAAGCCCTACGAGGAAAAATACCAGGCTGACAAAGAAGCATACCTACAGATCATTGGAAAAGAGAAGCGTGAAAATGAAGCAATGAAGCTTTTTGAGGAGGAACAGAAGCAGAAGACAGCAATGGAGTTACTTGAACAGTATCTCCAGTTCAAACAG GAAGTAGAAAAAGAGACCAAGAAGACAAG GAAAGAAAAGGACCCTCTTAAGCCAAAGCAGCCTCTATCAGCTTTCTTCCTATTCTCAAAGGAGCGACGTGCTGCCCTGCTTCAAGATAACATTAATATTTTGGAG ATTGCCAAGCTTGCAGGAGAGGAATGGAAGAACATGGCAGAAGAACAGCGTGGACCATATGAAGAG ATGGCAAAAAAGCAGAAGGAAGAGTATCTGAGGGAAATGGAGATATACAAACAGACAAAGGATGAGGAAGCTGCAAGCCTTCACAAGGAAGAGGAGGAGCAGATGAAAATTCAGAAACAGGAGGCATTACAATTgctcaaaaagaaagagaaggcaGAAAATATAATCAAG aaaacaaaagagaaccgcctgaagaagaagaagcagaaggaaGAACAGAATTCAGACCCCAAAAGGCCAAAGAAGCcagcttcttcattctttcttttcag CAAAGAAATGAGGAAGGAACTTCTGCTGGAAAGACCAGGCATCAGCTACTCCACTCTTAATACTCTGATTTCAGTAAAATGGAAG GAGCTGAATGAAGCGGATAAACAGCTTTGGAATGTTAAAGCAGCAGAAGCAATGGAGGCTTACAAAAAGGAGATGGAAGAATACAATCAATCTACTGTGATAATAGCTAACAACAACCCTAAGCCCTGA
- the LOC122663642 gene encoding high mobility group B protein 13-like isoform X1 translates to MADTLTEMTVDLNPVHGKKVRSKRALKPKNQTANETNILAGKISQPSASPLPSVVDDDGKENSAHLSQPRSRKQTKKAKESKQSFEKELQEIQGKLEQMRLEKEKTEELLKVRDEMLKQKEEELENRGREQEKLQLELKKMQKLKEFKPTVSFPLVQSLREKEQEKNVKRKKKAGPAIKKPSPAYVLWCRDQWNEVKKENPQSEFKEISNILGSKWKNLSPEEKKPYEEKYQADKEAYLQIIGKEKRENEAMKLFEEEQKQKTAMELLEQYLQFKQEVEKETKKTSRKEKDPLKPKQPLSAFFLFSKERRAALLQDNINILEIAKLAGEEWKNMAEEQRGPYEEMAKKQKEEYLREMEIYKQTKDEEAASLHKEEEEQMKIQKQEALQLLKKKEKAENIIKKTKENRLKKKKQKEEQNSDPKRPKKPASSFFLFSKEMRKELLLERPGISYSTLNTLISVKWKELNEADKQLWNVKAAEAMEAYKKEMEEYNQSTVIIANNNPKP, encoded by the exons ATGGCAGATACGTTGACTGAGATGACCGTTGATCTCAACCCTGTCCATGGAAAGAAAGTAAGGAGCAAAAGGGCTTTGAAGCCCAAAAACCAAACGGCTAATGAGACAAACATCTTGGCCGGAAAGATTTCTCAACCCTCTGCTTCTCCTTTGCCATCAGTCGTAGATGATGACGGTAAAGAGAACAGTGCACACTTGTCTCAGCCTCGATCGCGCAAGCAAACCAAGAAGGCGAAGGAATCCAAGCAATCATTTGAGAAGGAGTTGCAAGAAATTCAAGGAAAGCTTGAGCAGATGCGCCTTGAGAAGGAAAAGACTGAAGAGCTCTTGAAGGTCAGAGACGAGATGTTGAAGCAGAAAGAGGAAGAACTTGAAAACCGTGGAAGAGAGCAGGAGAAGCTGCAGTTGGAGTTGAAGAAGATGCAGAAATTGAAGGAGTTCAAACCCACCGTG AGCTTTCCCCTGGTTCAATCTCTGAGAGAAAAGGAGCAAGAAAAGAACgttaagagaaagaagaaggcggGCCCAGCCATCAAAAAGCCATCTCCAGCTTATGTCCTCTGGTGCAGAGACCAATGGAACGAG GTAAAGAAAGAGAACCCACAGTCAGAGTTCAAAGAAATCTCAAACATATTGGGATCGAAATGGAAGAACCTCAGCCCAGAAGAGAAGAAGCCCTACGAGGAAAAATACCAGGCTGACAAAGAAGCATACCTACAGATCATTGGAAAAGAGAAGCGTGAAAATGAAGCAATGAAGCTTTTTGAGGAGGAACAGAAGCAGAAGACAGCAATGGAGTTACTTGAACAGTATCTCCAGTTCAAACAG GAAGTAGAAAAAGAGACCAAGAAGACAAG CAGGAAAGAAAAGGACCCTCTTAAGCCAAAGCAGCCTCTATCAGCTTTCTTCCTATTCTCAAAGGAGCGACGTGCTGCCCTGCTTCAAGATAACATTAATATTTTGGAG ATTGCCAAGCTTGCAGGAGAGGAATGGAAGAACATGGCAGAAGAACAGCGTGGACCATATGAAGAG ATGGCAAAAAAGCAGAAGGAAGAGTATCTGAGGGAAATGGAGATATACAAACAGACAAAGGATGAGGAAGCTGCAAGCCTTCACAAGGAAGAGGAGGAGCAGATGAAAATTCAGAAACAGGAGGCATTACAATTgctcaaaaagaaagagaaggcaGAAAATATAATCAAG aaaacaaaagagaaccgcctgaagaagaagaagcagaaggaaGAACAGAATTCAGACCCCAAAAGGCCAAAGAAGCcagcttcttcattctttcttttcag CAAAGAAATGAGGAAGGAACTTCTGCTGGAAAGACCAGGCATCAGCTACTCCACTCTTAATACTCTGATTTCAGTAAAATGGAAG GAGCTGAATGAAGCGGATAAACAGCTTTGGAATGTTAAAGCAGCAGAAGCAATGGAGGCTTACAAAAAGGAGATGGAAGAATACAATCAATCTACTGTGATAATAGCTAACAACAACCCTAAGCCCTGA